CCCCATGCCAAGGAAATCCCAGGCCGGGGAATCCGGGTAGTTCATCACGATATCGGTCGAGATCTGCGGGAAGACGATATCGAAAACCGACCGGAAGATGATCAGCGTCACCAGTGTCGTCAGAAAGGCCCGCATCCTGAGGATACCGACCATGAAGCCGTTGATCGCGCCGCAAACCGCGCCGACCCCCAGGGTGGCGGCCAGCCCTCCGCCAAGGCTCAGCCCCATGACATTCATGGTGTAAAGCGCGGTGGTGACCGCAAGCGCAAACGTGGACCCGACCGAGAGGTCAATCCCCCCCGAGATCATCACGATGGTCAGGCCCAGAACAACGAGCCCCAGCTCGGCCATCTCGCCGGAAAGAAGTGAGATCGTCCCGAACTCGAAGAAGCGCGGCACGATCGGTGCGAAAATCGCAATCACAAGCACAAGGGCTGTGAAGGGAATTGCGCTGTCCACCCATTTCTTGGTGAGAAGCTCGCCCAGAACGTGATCGGGCAGAACCCGGTACCGCAACCGGACAAGGCTTTCGCTGAGGCTCATTGCAGACAGGTCCTTACTTCAGCTCGTCAATTTTCCAGCAGTTGCGACCGCTGGCATTGTTCTTGTCGACACGGGTGATCGGCCCGAAGAAGACGGTTTTCTCGGATCCGGCCGGGCGGTCGGGATTTTGCAGGAATTCAGAAATCTGTTGCGCGGCAATCTCGGCCTGGATCGGCGCGTTGAAATTATAGACCACGTCCAGCAGACCCTTTTCAATGCTCTCGCATGCGGTATGGGCGCCCGCGCCATTTGTGACGATGGTCACCTGATCCTGTTTGCCTGCGGCCAGAACGGCGGCACCGGCGCCGACTTCGGCATTGTCCCAGATGCCCATGATCCCGCAGAGATCGGGATGCTGTTGCAGCACGGTCTCGGTGATCTGACGGGCTTTCTCGCTGTCGTAATCAGCGGGCTGATCCGAGACCAGTTCGAGGCCGGGATTTTCCGCAAGGATCTGGTTGAGACCTTCACGCATATAGATATTTGCGGCACCGGTCTGCACGCCCGCCAGCCAGACGATCTTGCCCGAAGGCGCGCCGGGGGCAAGGCAGGTCCGGGCCAGCTCGCCTGCTTCCAGGCGGCCCATTTCGATCCAGTCATTGCCGACATAGCTGTCGGTCTGTGTGATCGACTGCATATTGATCTGCAGGATCTTGATCCCGGCATCCTGCGCCTGTTTCAGCGCACGGGCATAGGTCTGCACATCGGGGTTCTGCACGATCAGCACATCAGGCTTTTCGGCAATCGCACCCTGCAGTGCGCGGATGCCGGCGGCGGTGTCCATATTGGGGTCACGCACTTCGAAGGTGAACCCATAGCGCGCGGCATGGCGCTGCCAGACGGCGGTCCAGGCCTGGTTGAGATCCATCCCCTGCGAAAGCGGCACGAAAATCACCTTCTTGCCGGTCACGGCCTCCAGATAGGCGGCACGACCAACCTGTTCGATATCATCGGCCTGCGCCGGAACCGCTGCCAGCAGCGCAGAAGCCGCCAGTGCCGCGAAGGTGGTATTCTTCAGAACTTTCATAGTGTCTCCTCCCTGAAACTTTCTTGTCTGCGTGATGGGTCAGATATCGCCGCTTTGCGAGGTCTGCTCGTCGCGGGGGTTGATCACCGCATCCAGCGCCAGCGCGACCAACAGGATCACGCTCTTGATCAGGTTCTGGCTGGTATAGCTGAAATTCATGATCGTCATGCCGTTGATCAGAATGCCGACCAGAACCGTGCCAACAAGAACGTTGCGCACGCCGCCCTGACCACCGGAAAGGCTGATCCCGCCCAGCACCACGACCAGCAGCACATCATAGATCAGCGTGGAATTATAAAGCCTTGTGTTGATCCCGGACACGAGGCCGGTCATCAGGATTCCCGCGGCATAGGCGATCAGCGCGGCCAGCACATATTGGCTGATCTGCACCGGCCGGGTCGGAAGACCCATGGTCCGCGCCGCATGCGGATTGTCGCCCGTCGCATAGATGAAGCGGCCAAACCGCGTCAGGCTGAGGAACAGTGCTACCAGCGCCGCGATGCCTGCAAGGATCAGAATGGAATAGGGCACGCCCAGGAAGGTGCCCGAGCCGATGGCCACCAGCCAGCCGATCCCCGCCGGGGCATAAAGCACATCCGAACTGAAGGCGACGCGGCCCCCGCCATAGACGATAGACGCCATGGCAAGGGTGGCAAAGATCGGCGGCACTTCGGCAATGGCGATCAGAATGCCGGTGATCAGCCCGCAAAACGCCACCAGGGCCGCGCCGATCAGCACCGCTTCACCAAAGGCAAAGCCCTGCGATGACAGCCAGATGGCAAAAGCCACGCCCACCACCATGACCGCAACCATGGTCAGGTCAATGCCGCGCCCGACAACGATCATCCCCATCCCCACCGCAAGCGTGCCAAGGATGGCCACGTTTTTCAGCAAGGTGAGCAGATTGCCCTGGGTCAGGAAGTTGTTCAGAAACAGGGCGAAAGCCAGAAACAGCGTCAGCGCGATCAGTGAGACCACGCCCTCCTGGGTCAGCCGGAAACGGCGGTGACGTCCGGCCTGTGCCGGTTCTCTCAAGGACATGTCTTTTCTCCCCCTCCCCGGCATCGCAGGTCTCATCACAGGCCTGCAACACAAACTGGCCCGACGGATGCGGGTCATACCTCTCCCAAGGCAAGCGCAATCTCCAGCTTGTTTTCCGCACAGGCAATTTCATTTTCCTGACCGCGCGTGCTGAAAATCCCGCCAGCATCCGAAAAGCGGCCCCCCGGCGGTTAGCCGGGGCCTGGGGTCAGCGTGAGGGCAGTGATGTGCAATGGGCCGGATCCGACCCGTAAACTGCGGCCCGGAGCTTTCGCCGCTTCGGTCAGGGTGCTGCCGGAGGCCCGCAAGCGCGCCGGGTCAAAGCGCCCGTAACGCAGCCTCGGTCAACTCGGATGTGCGGGTGAAGATCCGCGCCGCCCCCGCCGCCAGAAGCTGGTCACCATGTCCCGGCCAGGAATGACGCCCTGCGGTCAGGCCAGCCACCCGCATCCCGGCCGCCAGCGCCGCTTTCACCCCGGCGGCGCTGTCCTCGACAACCACGCAATCCGCCGGATCGACACCGCACTGGCTGGCGGCGAACAGAAACACATCCGGAAAGGGCTTACCCCGTGCCACCTGGCTTGCGGAATAGATATGCGGCGCGAAAAAATCGCTCAGCCCGCAGATCTCAAGCGAGCGGCGCAGTTTCGGCAGCGCCGAAGACGAGGCTACAGCTTTACGCCCCGGCAGGCGCTCCAGCGCGGCCCGAATGCCTTCGACCGGCTGCAATTCGGTCTCCATCCGCGCGAGGAGCAACGCATCGGCCTCTTGTATCAGACCCTCAGGCCAGGGCGCGCCCCGCAGCGCGGCGATCTGATCCCAGATCACCGCTTTTGGCTGGCCGATATGGCCGCGGATGATCTCTGCCGCCGTGATCGGCCAGCCAGCCGTCGTCATCAGTTCTGCGTCAATCGCATTCGAGAGGATCTCGCTGTCGACCAGCACACCGTCACAATCAAAGATAATCATTCGCCGTAAGGAACCCAGATGTTTTTGACCAGTGTGGCGCGGGTCAGGAACTGCCGGCCCTGACCCTCGGATGAAAGCCAGTTGCGGGCCGCGCCATCCTCGGTCCAGGTCTGTTTCAGATTGCCGGCAGAAGCGATTTCGACTGCCTTAGCCCCTTCTCCGGTGCCGAAGTACCAGAGTCCATCGACATCGTCATGCTCCGCCAGCGAAACAAGGCCCAGAAGCGGCAGGGCTGTCGGGCAGACCAGCCCGACCACGCCGAGCGGACCGAGAGGTTTTCTGCCAGATAATACAGCACCTGGGCGCGATTATGCCCGGTCTGCCCACCCCTGCCCCTGGCAGCATGGGCCGCATTACGGATATCCTTGCGGCTGCCAAGCGGCGCAAGGCCAACCGTGCCTTTCGGCCCCTCGACACGGTAAGAATAGCCACTGTCGGGGCGCGTCTGTTTACCACCGACATAGAGCTTTGCCATGCGGTCGATGGCAGATCCCGGCAGGGCTTTCGCCGACCATGGTCGGATAAACGCAGACCGCGCCGGTCGTAAGCCCGGGATCCCCGATCCCCAGCCCCTTGGTGATATGCGCGGCCAGCGGCTGGCGCGCCTTGGCGCAAAGACGGCGGACCCGCGCAGCAGTATCGTCGCCCACGAGCGTCGTCAGATCAGTGCGGCGGATCGCATTGATCAGCCAGGCGGCCTGACACTCTTTCTTGACCGTGCGGCGCGCCCCCAGCGAAGCGGCCCGGCGCTCTGTGGCAGAGCGATTGACCGCATGGCCATAGAACATCGCAGTCTCAAGCGGCATGCCCGGATTGCGCGGGTCATTCGCCAGATCCTGCGGTCGCAGGGCGCAGAGAGACCTGCGGCGGGTAATGGTCATAGGCATGCTCCAATACCCTGGTCGCGCCGGCCCCAACGCCACCGCACCCATATTGCCATAAAGCGTGAGATGGCGCCCGGCGGGTCAGGCGCTTTGCACCTCTGAAAGCCCCGCCTCCTGCGCCAGTTTGACAAGCCTGCGGTCAAAACTCACGAAACCATCACATTGCGCCGATTTTCCCAGATGCAGTGCATCGGCGAAATCCATGCCCTGTTCGGCCCGGTCCAGCGCATCCGCGACGATCACCGCATCCTCGATGGTCACGGTCGCAAGCCCGCCGAAGGCGCGAAGCGCGCGCGCCACTTCCGCCGGTTTATAGCCGTAAGCGCTGCGCAGCACCCATTCGGTTTCCAAAATGACCGTCACCGCGACAAAGACCGCCTGAGCGTTAACCAGGGTGCGGGCGCGCGGCGACTGGTCGGGGTG
Above is a genomic segment from Rhodobacter sp. 24-YEA-8 containing:
- a CDS encoding sugar ABC transporter substrate-binding protein, with amino-acid sequence MKVLKNTTFAALAASALLAAVPAQADDIEQVGRAAYLEAVTGKKVIFVPLSQGMDLNQAWTAVWQRHAARYGFTFEVRDPNMDTAAGIRALQGAIAEKPDVLIVQNPDVQTYARALKQAQDAGIKILQINMQSITQTDSYVGNDWIEMGRLEAGELARTCLAPGAPSGKIVWLAGVQTGAANIYMREGLNQILAENPGLELVSDQPADYDSEKARQITETVLQQHPDLCGIMGIWDNAEVGAGAAVLAAGKQDQVTIVTNGAGAHTACESIEKGLLDVVYNFNAPIQAEIAAQQISEFLQNPDRPAGSEKTVFFGPITRVDKNNASGRNCWKIDELK
- a CDS encoding ABC transporter permease produces the protein MSLREPAQAGRHRRFRLTQEGVVSLIALTLFLAFALFLNNFLTQGNLLTLLKNVAILGTLAVGMGMIVVGRGIDLTMVAVMVVGVAFAIWLSSQGFAFGEAVLIGAALVAFCGLITGILIAIAEVPPIFATLAMASIVYGGGRVAFSSDVLYAPAGIGWLVAIGSGTFLGVPYSILILAGIAALVALFLSLTRFGRFIYATGDNPHAARTMGLPTRPVQISQYVLAALIAYAAGILMTGLVSGINTRLYNSTLIYDVLLVVVLGGISLSGGQGGVRNVLVGTVLVGILINGMTIMNFSYTSQNLIKSVILLVALALDAVINPRDEQTSQSGDI
- a CDS encoding HAD family phosphatase; translation: MIIFDCDGVLVDSEILSNAIDAELMTTAGWPITAAEIIRGHIGQPKAVIWDQIAALRGAPWPEGLIQEADALLLARMETELQPVEGIRAALERLPGRKAVASSSALPKLRRSLEICGLSDFFAPHIYSASQVARGKPFPDVFLFAASQCGVDPADCVVVEDSAAGVKAALAAGMRVAGLTAGRHSWPGHGDQLLAAGAARIFTRTSELTEAALRAL
- a CDS encoding type II toxin-antitoxin system VapC family toxin, whose protein sequence is MIAIDTNVVVRYLTGDHPDQSPRARTLVNAQAVFVAVTVILETEWVLRSAYGYKPAEVARALRAFGGLATVTIEDAVIVADALDRAEQGMDFADALHLGKSAQCDGFVSFDRRLVKLAQEAGLSEVQSA